A stretch of Melopsittacus undulatus isolate bMelUnd1 chromosome 26, bMelUnd1.mat.Z, whole genome shotgun sequence DNA encodes these proteins:
- the LOC117437715 gene encoding nascent polypeptide-associated complex subunit alpha, muscle-specific form-like isoform X21, whose product MGAPIEAYGDTTTPMAPNGTPQRGYDIIGVTHSDVIMGVTNPSGVTQSHRDPMGSPIEAYGDATTPIAPNGTPQGGDDVIAGTHSDVIMGVTHPPDVTMDPKATMGAPIEAYGDATTPIAPNGTPQGGDDVMGVTHSDVIMRGTDPCRVTMDHRDPMGAPIEAYGDATTPIAPNGTPQGGDDVMVGTHSDVIMGVTDQSGVTQSHRDPIGAPIEAYGDATTPIAPNGTPRGSDDVIESTHSDVIMGVTQPSGVTMDHRDPIGAPIEAYGDATTPIAPNGTPQGGDDVIVGTHSDVIMGGTHPSGVTIDPKVTMGAPIEAYGDATTPIAPNGTPQGGDDVMGVTHSDVIMKGTDSCGVTMDHRDPIGAPIEAYGDATTPIAPNGTPQGDYDVMGVTHSDVIMGVTHSSGVTRDHRDPMGAPIEAYGDATTPIAPNGTPQGVYDVIGVTHSDVIMGVTDQPGVTQSHRDPMGVPIEAYGDATTPIAPNGTPRGGDDVIVGTHSDVIMGVTQPTGVTQSHRDPMGAPIEAYGDATTPIAPNGTPQGDYDVMGVTHSDVIMGGTHTSGVTESNRDPMGAPIEAYGDATTPIAPNGTPQGGDDVMGVTHSDVIMGVTHPPDVTMDHRDPMGAPIEAYGDATTPIAPNGTPRGGDDVIGVTHSDVIMGGTHPSGVTQSHRVPMGAPTEAYGDATTPMAPNGTPQRGDDVMGVTHSDVIMGVTHPPDVTMDPKATMGAPIEAYGEATTPIAPNGTPHGGDDVMGVTHSDVIMGVTDQSGVTQSHKDPMDAPIEAYGEATTPIAPNGTPQGGYDVIGVTHSDVIMGGTHSSGVTQSHRDPMGAPIEAYGDATTPIAPNGTPQGGYDVMGVTHSDVIMGVTHPSEVTQSNRDPMGAPIEAYGAPPTPVGPTSKPRPRDDVTARPSHGCVVRVDDDPPPPPPPSHVFPVTLGPRGAAPPPLRPLPLLLLPLPLLLR is encoded by the exons ATGGGTGCCCCCATTGAAGCCTATGGAGACACCACCACCCCTATGGCTCCCAATGGGACACCCCAAAGAGGTTATGACATCATTGGTGTCACCCATAGTGACGTCATTATGGGGGTGACTAACCCATCCGGTGTCACCCAAAGCCATAGGGACCCTATGGGTTCCCCCATTGAAGCCTATGGAGATGCCaccacccccatagcacccaatgggacACCCCAAGGTGGTGATGACGTCATAGCGGGCACCCATAGTGACGTCATTATGGGGGTGACCCACCCACCTGATGTCACCATGGACCCTAAAGCCACAATGGGTGCCCCCATTGAAGCCTATGGAGATGCCaccacccccatagcacccaatgggacACCCCAAGGAGGTGATGACGTCATGGGTGTCACCCATAGTGACGTCATCATGAGGGGTACCGACCCATGTAGGGTCACCATGGACCATAGGgaccctatgggtgcccccattGAAGCCTATGGAGATGCCACCACCCCCATAGCGCCCAATGGGACACCCCAAGGAGGTGATGACGTCATGGTGGGCACCCATAGTGACGTCATTATGGGGGTCACTGACCAATCCGGGGTCACCCAAAGCCATAGGGACCCTATAGGTGCCCCCATTGAAGCCTATGGAGATGCCaccacccccatagcacccaatgggacACCCCGAGGAAGTGATGACGTCATAGAGAGCACCCATAGTGACGTCATTATGGGGGTGACCCAGCCATCCGGTGTCACCATGgaccatagggaccccattggtGCCCCCATTGAAGCCTATGGAGATGCCaccacccccatagcacccaatgggacACCCCAAGGTGGTGATGACGTCATAGTGGGCACCCATAGTGACGTCATAATGGGGGGGACCCACCCATCCGGGGTCACCATTGACCCTAAGGTCACAATGG GTGCCCCCATTGAAGCCTATGGAGATGCCaccacccccatagcacccaatgggacACCCCAGGGAGGTGATGACGTCATGGGTGTCACCCATAGTGACGTCATCATGAAGGGGACAGACTCATGTGGGGTCACCATGGACCATAGGGACCCTATAGGTGCCCCCATTGAAGCCTATGGAGATGCCACCACCCCTATAGCACCCAATGGGACACCCCAAGGTGATTATGACGTCATGGGTGTCACCCATAGTGACGTCATTATGGGGGTGACCCACTCATCCGGTGTCACCAGGGACCATAGGgaccctatgggtgcccccattGAAGCCTATGGAGATGCCaccacccccatagcacccaacGGGACACCCCAAGGAGTTTATGACGTCATCGGTGTCACCCATAGTGACGTCATTATGGGGGTGACTGACCAACCCGGGGTCACCCAAAGCCATAGGGACCCTATGGGTGTCCCCATTGAAGCCTATGGAGATGCCaccacccccatagcacccaatgggacACCCCGAGGTGGTGATGACGTCATAGTAGGCACCCATAGTGACGTCATTATGGGGGTGACCCAACCAACTGGGGTCACCCAAAGCCATAGGGACCCTATGGGAGCCCCCATTGAAGCCTATGGAGATGCCaccacccccatagcacccaatgggacACCCCAAGGTGATTATGACGTCATGGGTGTCACCCATAGTGACGTCATAATGGGGGGGACCCACACATCCGGGGTCACGGAAAGCAATAGGgaccctatgg GTGCCCCCATTGAAGCCTATGGAGATGCCaccacccccatagcacccaatgggacACCCCAAGGAG GTGATGACGTCATGGGTGTCACCCATAGTGACGTCATTATGGGGGTGACCCACCCACCTGATGTCACCATGGACCATAGGgaccctatgggtgcccccattGAAGCCTATGGAGATGCCaccacccccatagcacccaatgggacACCCCGAGGTGGTGATGACGTCATTGGTGTCACCCATAGTGATGTCATAATGGGAGGGACCCACCCATCTGGGGTCACCCAAAGCCatagggtccctatgggtgcccccacTGAAGCCTATGGAGATGCCACAACCCCTATGGCACCCAATGGGACACCCCAAAGAGGTGATGACGTCATGGGAGTCACCCATAGTGACGTCATTATGGGGGTGACCCACCCACCTGATGTCACCATGGACCCCAAAGCAACAATGGGTGCCCCCATTGAAGCCTATGGTGAAGCCACCActcccatagcacccaatgggacACCCCATGGAGGTGATGACGTCATGGGAGTCACCCATAGTGACGTCATTATGGGGGTGACTGACCAATCCGGGGTCACCCAAAGCCATAAGGACCCTATGGATGCCCCCATTGAAGCCTATGGAGAAGCCACCACCCCTATAGCACCCAATGGGACACCCCAGGGAGGTTATGACGTCATTGGTGTCACCCATAGTGACGTCATTATGGGGGGGACCCACTCATCCGGTGTCACCCAAAGCCATAGGgaccctatgg GTGCCCCCATTGAAGCCTATGGAGATGCCaccacccccatagcacccaatgggacACCCCAAGGAGGTTATGACGTCATGGGAGTCACCCATAGTGACGTCATAATGGGGGTGACCCACCCATCTGAGGTCACCCAAAGCAATAGGgaccctatgggtgcccccattGAAGCCTATGgagccccccccacccccgtgGGCCCCACCTCCAAGCCCCGCCCCCGTGATGACGTCACCGCTCGGCCCTCCCATGGGTGCGTGGTGAGGGTGGACGAcgaccccccccctccccctcccccctcccacgTGTTTCCGGTCACGTTGGGGCCACGTGGggctgcccctccccccctgaggcccctccccctcctgctgctgcccctccccctcctgctCCGCTGA
- the LOC117437715 gene encoding nascent polypeptide-associated complex subunit alpha, muscle-specific form-like isoform X11 gives MGAPIEAYGDTTTPMAPNGTPQRGYDIIGVTHSDVIMGVTNPSGVTQSHRDPMGSPIEAYGDATTPIAPNGTPQGGDDVIAGTHSDVIMGVTHPPDVTMDPKATMGAPIEAYGDATTPIAPNGTPQGGDDVMGVTHSDVIMRGTDPCRVTMDHRDPMGAPIEAYGDATTPIAPNGTPQGGDDVMVGTHSDVIMGVTDQSGVTQSHRDPIGAPIEAYGDATTPIAPNGTPRGSDDVIESTHSDVIMGVTQPSGVTMDHRDPIGAPIEAYGDATTPIAPNGTPQGGDDVIVGTHSDVIMGGTHPSGVTIDPKVTMGAPIEAYGDATTPIAPNGTPQGGDDVMGVTHSDVIMKGTDSCGVTMDHRDPIGAPIEAYGDATTPIAPNGTPQGDYDVMGVTHSDVIMGVTHSSGVTRDHRDPMGAPIEAYGDATTPIAPNGTPQGVYDVIGVTHSDVIMGVTDQPGVTQSHRDPMGVPIEAYGDATTPIAPNGTPRGGDDVIVGTHSDVIMGVTQPTGVTQSHRDPMGAPIEAYGDATTPIAPNGTPQGDYDVMGVTHSDVIMGGTHTSGVTESNRDPMGAPIEAYGDATTPIAPNGTPQGGDDVMGVTHSDVIMGVTHPSKVTMDPKVTMGVPIEAYGDAITPMSPNGTPQGGYDVMGVTHSDVIMRGTHPSGVTTDHRDPMGAPIEAYGDATTPIAAYGTPQGGDDVMGVTHSDVIMGVTHPPDVTMDHRDPMGAPIEAYGDATTPIAPNGTPRGGDDVIGVTHSDVIMGGTHPSGVTQSHRVPMGAPTEAYGDATTPMAPNGTPQRGDDVMGVTHSDVIMGVTHPPDVTMDPKATMGAPIEAYGEATTPIAPNGTPHGGDDVMGVTHSDVIMGVTDQSGVTQSHKDPMDAPIEAYGEATTPIAPNGTPQGGYDVIGVTHSDVIMGGTHSSGVTQSHRDPMGAPIEAYGDATTPIAPNGTPQGGYDVMGVTHSDVIMGVTHPSEVTQSNRDPMGAPIEAYGAPPTPVGPTSKPRPRDDVTARPSHGCVVRVDDDPPPPPPPSHVFPVTLGPRGAAPPPLRPLPLLLLPLPLLLR, from the exons ATGGGTGCCCCCATTGAAGCCTATGGAGACACCACCACCCCTATGGCTCCCAATGGGACACCCCAAAGAGGTTATGACATCATTGGTGTCACCCATAGTGACGTCATTATGGGGGTGACTAACCCATCCGGTGTCACCCAAAGCCATAGGGACCCTATGGGTTCCCCCATTGAAGCCTATGGAGATGCCaccacccccatagcacccaatgggacACCCCAAGGTGGTGATGACGTCATAGCGGGCACCCATAGTGACGTCATTATGGGGGTGACCCACCCACCTGATGTCACCATGGACCCTAAAGCCACAATGGGTGCCCCCATTGAAGCCTATGGAGATGCCaccacccccatagcacccaatgggacACCCCAAGGAGGTGATGACGTCATGGGTGTCACCCATAGTGACGTCATCATGAGGGGTACCGACCCATGTAGGGTCACCATGGACCATAGGgaccctatgggtgcccccattGAAGCCTATGGAGATGCCACCACCCCCATAGCGCCCAATGGGACACCCCAAGGAGGTGATGACGTCATGGTGGGCACCCATAGTGACGTCATTATGGGGGTCACTGACCAATCCGGGGTCACCCAAAGCCATAGGGACCCTATAGGTGCCCCCATTGAAGCCTATGGAGATGCCaccacccccatagcacccaatgggacACCCCGAGGAAGTGATGACGTCATAGAGAGCACCCATAGTGACGTCATTATGGGGGTGACCCAGCCATCCGGTGTCACCATGgaccatagggaccccattggtGCCCCCATTGAAGCCTATGGAGATGCCaccacccccatagcacccaatgggacACCCCAAGGTGGTGATGACGTCATAGTGGGCACCCATAGTGACGTCATAATGGGGGGGACCCACCCATCCGGGGTCACCATTGACCCTAAGGTCACAATGG GTGCCCCCATTGAAGCCTATGGAGATGCCaccacccccatagcacccaatgggacACCCCAGGGAGGTGATGACGTCATGGGTGTCACCCATAGTGACGTCATCATGAAGGGGACAGACTCATGTGGGGTCACCATGGACCATAGGGACCCTATAGGTGCCCCCATTGAAGCCTATGGAGATGCCACCACCCCTATAGCACCCAATGGGACACCCCAAGGTGATTATGACGTCATGGGTGTCACCCATAGTGACGTCATTATGGGGGTGACCCACTCATCCGGTGTCACCAGGGACCATAGGgaccctatgggtgcccccattGAAGCCTATGGAGATGCCaccacccccatagcacccaacGGGACACCCCAAGGAGTTTATGACGTCATCGGTGTCACCCATAGTGACGTCATTATGGGGGTGACTGACCAACCCGGGGTCACCCAAAGCCATAGGGACCCTATGGGTGTCCCCATTGAAGCCTATGGAGATGCCaccacccccatagcacccaatgggacACCCCGAGGTGGTGATGACGTCATAGTAGGCACCCATAGTGACGTCATTATGGGGGTGACCCAACCAACTGGGGTCACCCAAAGCCATAGGGACCCTATGGGAGCCCCCATTGAAGCCTATGGAGATGCCaccacccccatagcacccaatgggacACCCCAAGGTGATTATGACGTCATGGGTGTCACCCATAGTGACGTCATAATGGGGGGGACCCACACATCCGGGGTCACGGAAAGCAATAGGgaccctatgg GTGCCCCCATTGAAGCCTATGGAGATGCCaccacccccatagcacccaatgggacACCCCAAGGAG GTGATGACGTCATGGGAGTCACCCATAGTGACGTCATAATGGGGGTGACCCACCCATCTAAGGTCACCATGGACCCCAAAGTCACAATGGGTGTCCCCATTGAAGCCTATGGAGATGCCATCACCCCTATGTCACCCAATGGGACACCCCAAGGAGGTTATGACGTCATGGGTGTCACCCATAGTGACGTCATTATGAGGGGGACCCACCCATCCGGGGTCACCACGGACCATAGGgaccctatgggtgcccccattGAAGCCTATGGAGATGCCACCACCCCCATAGCAGCCTATGGGACACCCCAGGGAGGTGATGACGTCATGGGTGTCACCCATAGTGACGTCATTATGGGGGTGACCCACCCACCTGATGTCACCATGGACCATAGGgaccctatgggtgcccccattGAAGCCTATGGAGATGCCaccacccccatagcacccaatgggacACCCCGAGGTGGTGATGACGTCATTGGTGTCACCCATAGTGATGTCATAATGGGAGGGACCCACCCATCTGGGGTCACCCAAAGCCatagggtccctatgggtgcccccacTGAAGCCTATGGAGATGCCACAACCCCTATGGCACCCAATGGGACACCCCAAAGAGGTGATGACGTCATGGGAGTCACCCATAGTGACGTCATTATGGGGGTGACCCACCCACCTGATGTCACCATGGACCCCAAAGCAACAATGGGTGCCCCCATTGAAGCCTATGGTGAAGCCACCActcccatagcacccaatgggacACCCCATGGAGGTGATGACGTCATGGGAGTCACCCATAGTGACGTCATTATGGGGGTGACTGACCAATCCGGGGTCACCCAAAGCCATAAGGACCCTATGGATGCCCCCATTGAAGCCTATGGAGAAGCCACCACCCCTATAGCACCCAATGGGACACCCCAGGGAGGTTATGACGTCATTGGTGTCACCCATAGTGACGTCATTATGGGGGGGACCCACTCATCCGGTGTCACCCAAAGCCATAGGgaccctatgg GTGCCCCCATTGAAGCCTATGGAGATGCCaccacccccatagcacccaatgggacACCCCAAGGAGGTTATGACGTCATGGGAGTCACCCATAGTGACGTCATAATGGGGGTGACCCACCCATCTGAGGTCACCCAAAGCAATAGGgaccctatgggtgcccccattGAAGCCTATGgagccccccccacccccgtgGGCCCCACCTCCAAGCCCCGCCCCCGTGATGACGTCACCGCTCGGCCCTCCCATGGGTGCGTGGTGAGGGTGGACGAcgaccccccccctccccctcccccctcccacgTGTTTCCGGTCACGTTGGGGCCACGTGGggctgcccctccccccctgaggcccctccccctcctgctgctgcccctccccctcctgctCCGCTGA
- the LOC117437715 gene encoding nascent polypeptide-associated complex subunit alpha, muscle-specific form-like isoform X16, which produces MGAPIEAYGDTTTPMAPNGTPQRGYDIIGVTHSDVIMGVTNPSGVTQSHRDPMGSPIEAYGDATTPIAPNGTPQGGDDVIAGTHSDVIMGVTHPPDVTMDPKATMGAPIEAYGDATTPIAPNGTPQGGDDVMGVTHSDVIMRGTDPCRVTMDHRDPMGAPIEAYGDATTPIAPNGTPQGGDDVMVGTHSDVIMGVTDQSGVTQSHRDPIGAPIEAYGDATTPIAPNGTPRGSDDVIESTHSDVIMGVTQPSGVTMDHRDPIGAPIEAYGDATTPIAPNGTPQGGDDVIVGTHSDVIMGGTHPSGVTIDPKVTMGAPIEAYGDATTPIAPNGTPQGGDDVMGVTHSDVIMKGTDSCGVTMDHRDPIGAPIEAYGDATTPIAPNGTPQGDYDVMGVTHSDVIMGVTHSSGVTRDHRDPMGAPIEAYGDATTPIAPNGTPQGVYDVIGVTHSDVIMGVTDQPGVTQSHRDPMGVPIEAYGDATTPIAPNGTPRGGDDVIVGTHSDVIMGVTQPTGVTQSHRDPMGAPIEAYGDATTPIAPNGTPQGDYDVMGVTHSDVIMGGTHTSGVTESNRDPMGAPIEAYGDATTPIAPNGTPQGGYDVMGVTHSDVIMRGTHPSGVTTDHRDPMGAPIEAYGDATTPIAAYGTPQGGDDVMGVTHSDVIMGVTHPPDVTMDHRDPMGAPIEAYGDATTPIAPNGTPRGGDDVIGVTHSDVIMGGTHPSGVTQSHRVPMGAPTEAYGDATTPMAPNGTPQRGDDVMGVTHSDVIMGVTHPPDVTMDPKATMGAPIEAYGEATTPIAPNGTPHGGDDVMGVTHSDVIMGVTDQSGVTQSHKDPMDAPIEAYGEATTPIAPNGTPQGGYDVIGVTHSDVIMGGTHSSGVTQSHRDPMGAPIEAYGDATTPIAPNGTPQGGYDVMGVTHSDVIMGVTHPSEVTQSNRDPMGAPIEAYGAPPTPVGPTSKPRPRDDVTARPSHGCVVRVDDDPPPPPPPSHVFPVTLGPRGAAPPPLRPLPLLLLPLPLLLR; this is translated from the exons ATGGGTGCCCCCATTGAAGCCTATGGAGACACCACCACCCCTATGGCTCCCAATGGGACACCCCAAAGAGGTTATGACATCATTGGTGTCACCCATAGTGACGTCATTATGGGGGTGACTAACCCATCCGGTGTCACCCAAAGCCATAGGGACCCTATGGGTTCCCCCATTGAAGCCTATGGAGATGCCaccacccccatagcacccaatgggacACCCCAAGGTGGTGATGACGTCATAGCGGGCACCCATAGTGACGTCATTATGGGGGTGACCCACCCACCTGATGTCACCATGGACCCTAAAGCCACAATGGGTGCCCCCATTGAAGCCTATGGAGATGCCaccacccccatagcacccaatgggacACCCCAAGGAGGTGATGACGTCATGGGTGTCACCCATAGTGACGTCATCATGAGGGGTACCGACCCATGTAGGGTCACCATGGACCATAGGgaccctatgggtgcccccattGAAGCCTATGGAGATGCCACCACCCCCATAGCGCCCAATGGGACACCCCAAGGAGGTGATGACGTCATGGTGGGCACCCATAGTGACGTCATTATGGGGGTCACTGACCAATCCGGGGTCACCCAAAGCCATAGGGACCCTATAGGTGCCCCCATTGAAGCCTATGGAGATGCCaccacccccatagcacccaatgggacACCCCGAGGAAGTGATGACGTCATAGAGAGCACCCATAGTGACGTCATTATGGGGGTGACCCAGCCATCCGGTGTCACCATGgaccatagggaccccattggtGCCCCCATTGAAGCCTATGGAGATGCCaccacccccatagcacccaatgggacACCCCAAGGTGGTGATGACGTCATAGTGGGCACCCATAGTGACGTCATAATGGGGGGGACCCACCCATCCGGGGTCACCATTGACCCTAAGGTCACAATGG GTGCCCCCATTGAAGCCTATGGAGATGCCaccacccccatagcacccaatgggacACCCCAGGGAGGTGATGACGTCATGGGTGTCACCCATAGTGACGTCATCATGAAGGGGACAGACTCATGTGGGGTCACCATGGACCATAGGGACCCTATAGGTGCCCCCATTGAAGCCTATGGAGATGCCACCACCCCTATAGCACCCAATGGGACACCCCAAGGTGATTATGACGTCATGGGTGTCACCCATAGTGACGTCATTATGGGGGTGACCCACTCATCCGGTGTCACCAGGGACCATAGGgaccctatgggtgcccccattGAAGCCTATGGAGATGCCaccacccccatagcacccaacGGGACACCCCAAGGAGTTTATGACGTCATCGGTGTCACCCATAGTGACGTCATTATGGGGGTGACTGACCAACCCGGGGTCACCCAAAGCCATAGGGACCCTATGGGTGTCCCCATTGAAGCCTATGGAGATGCCaccacccccatagcacccaatgggacACCCCGAGGTGGTGATGACGTCATAGTAGGCACCCATAGTGACGTCATTATGGGGGTGACCCAACCAACTGGGGTCACCCAAAGCCATAGGGACCCTATGGGAGCCCCCATTGAAGCCTATGGAGATGCCaccacccccatagcacccaatgggacACCCCAAGGTGATTATGACGTCATGGGTGTCACCCATAGTGACGTCATAATGGGGGGGACCCACACATCCGGGGTCACGGAAAGCAATAGGgaccctatgg GTGCCCCCATTGAAGCCTATGGAGATGCCaccacccccatagcacccaatgggacACCCCAAGGAG GTTATGACGTCATGGGTGTCACCCATAGTGACGTCATTATGAGGGGGACCCACCCATCCGGGGTCACCACGGACCATAGGgaccctatgggtgcccccattGAAGCCTATGGAGATGCCACCACCCCCATAGCAGCCTATGGGACACCCCAGGGAGGTGATGACGTCATGGGTGTCACCCATAGTGACGTCATTATGGGGGTGACCCACCCACCTGATGTCACCATGGACCATAGGgaccctatgggtgcccccattGAAGCCTATGGAGATGCCaccacccccatagcacccaatgggacACCCCGAGGTGGTGATGACGTCATTGGTGTCACCCATAGTGATGTCATAATGGGAGGGACCCACCCATCTGGGGTCACCCAAAGCCatagggtccctatgggtgcccccacTGAAGCCTATGGAGATGCCACAACCCCTATGGCACCCAATGGGACACCCCAAAGAGGTGATGACGTCATGGGAGTCACCCATAGTGACGTCATTATGGGGGTGACCCACCCACCTGATGTCACCATGGACCCCAAAGCAACAATGGGTGCCCCCATTGAAGCCTATGGTGAAGCCACCActcccatagcacccaatgggacACCCCATGGAGGTGATGACGTCATGGGAGTCACCCATAGTGACGTCATTATGGGGGTGACTGACCAATCCGGGGTCACCCAAAGCCATAAGGACCCTATGGATGCCCCCATTGAAGCCTATGGAGAAGCCACCACCCCTATAGCACCCAATGGGACACCCCAGGGAGGTTATGACGTCATTGGTGTCACCCATAGTGACGTCATTATGGGGGGGACCCACTCATCCGGTGTCACCCAAAGCCATAGGgaccctatgg GTGCCCCCATTGAAGCCTATGGAGATGCCaccacccccatagcacccaatgggacACCCCAAGGAGGTTATGACGTCATGGGAGTCACCCATAGTGACGTCATAATGGGGGTGACCCACCCATCTGAGGTCACCCAAAGCAATAGGgaccctatgggtgcccccattGAAGCCTATGgagccccccccacccccgtgGGCCCCACCTCCAAGCCCCGCCCCCGTGATGACGTCACCGCTCGGCCCTCCCATGGGTGCGTGGTGAGGGTGGACGAcgaccccccccctccccctcccccctcccacgTGTTTCCGGTCACGTTGGGGCCACGTGGggctgcccctccccccctgaggcccctccccctcctgctgctgcccctccccctcctgctCCGCTGA